The window GGCTAGAAGTCCAAGAGCGCTTCCCATCATGCTCAGTAACAGGCTCTCCACAATCGATTGCTGCAGCAGACGCGACTTGCTGGCTCCCAGCGCTGCGCGGACAGCCTGTTCTCGTGTTCGGGAAACCGCACGCGCCAGCATCAGGCTGGTAACATTCAGGCACGCTAAAGCCCAGACTCCGAGCACAACGGTATACAGCAGCCCTAATGGCTTGCGCGCACTTTCATTGAGCGAGTTCTGGTAATCCTTGACCTGCACATTGGCAGGTATTCCGCCTTCAGGGACTTCCTTTGCAATCAACGTCTGAGCACGATTCAAATTTGCAGCCAATTGCGCCATCGTCATTCCGTCAGGTAGACGAGCGAACAGGTCTCCCCATCGTTGATGCGATCCGCTCATCGCAGCGCGCTCAGCCGCATTAATTGCCGCGGGAGACCATACCTGCATCGCTTCCCCAAAAGGAAAGGAGAATCCCTTCGGCATGACGCCAACGATGGTGTACGGATGGCTCTTGATGGCAAGAGTCTTGCCGACGATCATCGGATCGGCTCCAAAGAGTTTGCGCCAGACATCTTCGCCGAGCAGCACTACATGCTCTCTCCCAGGATCGTTCTCATCCGGTCGAAAGCTGCGACCCAGCATTGGCTGCACACCAAGCATCCTCGTCAGCCCCGCAGTGACATCCACTTTCTCCACCTGAAAACGACCACCCGGACCGACAACACTGGCCATCTTCTGGTCCAACACCACGCCCGTTTGCACCGTCGAACCAGCAGCGTCACTGAGCTGCTGAAGGTTCGCGTAGCTCAGTTCCATCTCGAATCCCTGATTGACCGGCCCTTGAATAGCTACAATTCGGCCAGGCTGCGCATACGGCAATGGCCGCAGCAGAATCCCATCAATCAGCGTGAAGACCGCAATATTTGCACCCAGCCCGAGCGCCAGCACCGTAATCGCCGTGAAGGTAAACCCCGGCGATTTGCGCAACTGGCGCAGTGCATAGCGAATGTCCTGCATGAGCGAAGCAAGCATGGCAACAACCTCGGGCTGAATTCAGAAGGGGGAGGGCTCTGAATTGGCGGTTAAACTTCCGCGAGCAACTGGTTCAACTCCCCTTCGGCGACAACCTTGCCGTCGAAGAGATGAATCTGGCGCTCGGCGTGCGCGGCAAATCGCGGATCGTGCGTCACCATGCAGATCGTCGCGCCTTCGGCGTGCAGCTCCTGCAACAGCTTCATCACCGCTTCGCCGTTCTTCGAGTCCAGGTTTCCGGTAGGCTCGTCCGCCAGCAGGATCGACGGCGAACCAGCCAGCGCGCGGGCTACAGCGACACGCTGCTGCTGACCGCCCGAGAGCTGCGCGGGATAATGCCGCATCCGATGCGCCATATTCACGCGCTCCAGCGACTCCTGCACCTTCTTCTTGCGCTCGGCTGAGGGCATTCCGGTGCGATAAGTCAGAGGTAACTCAACATTTTCCGCGACCGTAAGATCGCCGATAAGATTGAAGCTCTGAAAGATAAAGCCTATCTCCTGATTGCGAATGCGCGAACGGTCCGCAAAATTGAGATTCGCAACCGCTTTGCCGTTCAGCGTGTAGCTGCCAGCGGTAGGCGTATCGAGGAGTCCGATAATAGAGAGCAGCGTCGATTTGCCGCAGCCCGAGGGCCCCGACATGGCGACATATTCGCCGCGCGCGATGCTAAGGTGAACGCCGGACAGAGCATGGGTCTCAATCTCGTCCGTATAAAACACCTTCGTCAGGTGCTCGATTTCAATGATGGTCTGGCTCATGCTGTCAGTTCCTCTCTTTTCCGAATTTGCTCTAAATCAATTCCTTGGGGGTTACTCCAGGCGAATTCTGTCGACGGCGTCCTGCCTGCTCATATCCGAGAGGATGACGGTGTCGCCCGCCTGCAATCCCTCAATCACCTGGATCACATTGACCGAAGCCCGGCCCACCTTCACCGGGACTCGCACTGCTGTCTTACCGTCCTGACCGAGCTTGAAGAGGCTGATCGTACTGTTTTCGTTGCCGAAAGCGGGCCGCCCTACATAAAGCACGTCATTCAGCCGATCCAGATCCACCGTCCCATCCACGCTCAACTGCGGAACCGCTCCCGCGGGCAGCGGTCCTTCCAGCGTTACGTCAACGACGCGCGTTCCGTTCAATACCGAGGGATCGATTCTTGTTACGTGGCCCTTGACGATGCCGTTATGGGTATCGACCTCAGCCGGCTGGCCTATCGCGATATCGTGTGCCTGGGTCTCGGCGATGTTCAAAGCAGCCTTGAGCTTGGCCGGTTGCACAACCTCGGCGACGGAGGTTCCTGCTGTTACATGCTGGCCCACCGTCACCGGCGTCGCGAGCGTGGAAAGCACTCCGCTGATGCCGGCGCGCACCTGCAGCTCATCCTCCTGCTTCTTATAGAGATCGTAGAGAGCCTGGGCCTGGTCGACCTTAGCCTGAGACGAGGCCAGCTGAACTTCAATCGCCTTGGTATTCACGTCCAGCTGCTGCTCGCTGATCTCCCGCTGGGCCGTGAGTTGATCGGCCTTGTTCTTGGAGGCATTGGCAACCAAGCCGGAGACCACGCCCAGTTCAAACAGCTTCTTGTCCGTCTGCGCCTGCAACTGGTCTTGGGTAAAATCTGAATTCACCTGGGCCGCAGTCGCCTTTTTGTCCATCAAAGTGCTCTGCAGCGTCGCCTGCAAGGCCTTGTAGTCGGCCTTGGCGCCTTTCAATGCCTGCTCCGCACTCAGAAGCTGCTGTTGCAGCTGAGGATCAGCCAGATCCATGAGAATGGTGTCCGGCGTAACCTGCGTGCCAGGAAGCACGCGGATGTGGACCACCGTCGCGTCCGTCTGCGCGGGAATCAGCTGGATACTGTCTTCACGCGGAACCAGCGTACCCGGACCACGCACCTGGCGCTCGAATGAACCCCGCTTGACGGTGTCGGTCCAGACCGTCGCCCGGTCCACCGAGGGAGCGGCGGGCTTGAGGCGGTATACAAAAAATGCGATTGCGGCTACTACAACCACCGTCACTGCCGCCCAGATCCACTGTTGACGACGCTTCTTCTGCTTTATGTCAGGTCTTGAAATATCCATCGCGGCAACAGTAGATGCACGTCTGTGGCCATCTAATATCTCGTAATATCAATAACTTGCACCCCAAGGTGGGCGTCTCGATGTCCG is drawn from Acidicapsa acidisoli and contains these coding sequences:
- a CDS encoding ABC transporter ATP-binding protein, translated to MSQTIIEIEHLTKVFYTDEIETHALSGVHLSIARGEYVAMSGPSGCGKSTLLSIIGLLDTPTAGSYTLNGKAVANLNFADRSRIRNQEIGFIFQSFNLIGDLTVAENVELPLTYRTGMPSAERKKKVQESLERVNMAHRMRHYPAQLSGGQQQRVAVARALAGSPSILLADEPTGNLDSKNGEAVMKLLQELHAEGATICMVTHDPRFAAHAERQIHLFDGKVVAEGELNQLLAEV
- a CDS encoding efflux RND transporter periplasmic adaptor subunit: MTVVVVAAIAFFVYRLKPAAPSVDRATVWTDTVKRGSFERQVRGPGTLVPREDSIQLIPAQTDATVVHIRVLPGTQVTPDTILMDLADPQLQQQLLSAEQALKGAKADYKALQATLQSTLMDKKATAAQVNSDFTQDQLQAQTDKKLFELGVVSGLVANASKNKADQLTAQREISEQQLDVNTKAIEVQLASSQAKVDQAQALYDLYKKQEDELQVRAGISGVLSTLATPVTVGQHVTAGTSVAEVVQPAKLKAALNIAETQAHDIAIGQPAEVDTHNGIVKGHVTRIDPSVLNGTRVVDVTLEGPLPAGAVPQLSVDGTVDLDRLNDVLYVGRPAFGNENSTISLFKLGQDGKTAVRVPVKVGRASVNVIQVIEGLQAGDTVILSDMSRQDAVDRIRLE